Proteins encoded by one window of Seriola aureovittata isolate HTS-2021-v1 ecotype China chromosome 4, ASM2101889v1, whole genome shotgun sequence:
- the si:ch1073-83n3.2 gene encoding uncharacterized protein si:ch1073-83n3.2, whose product MTTGMSTAGVHRGFLRKYGGFMFKQWKEKYLVLTMEGSLLVCRDAESPPDQVVALQTNCESIAEGREILDLPKLPPGGRRDCCFALILPQNKFLLLLTDNPDDCNLWLNLIRKVREGVMSPLTLQRQRSITPCITDRDPLPDSSSDKDPGSPRVGEATPPLSQVTERGGSFRDRGQNQASGPRRPLRSVSVAPPHRVSDCLRHGNSSDARAVRAVCLLMGGAAASSALGYLSSCSPSSPLASRGPEIAHGTGGFSELPAGGSFHACSQDVDSPHFNSFDFEGDSDFDAFDCGGFAF is encoded by the exons ATGACCACAGGCATGAGCACAGCAGGCGTTCACCGAGGCTTCCTCAGGAAATATG ggggCTTCATGTTTAAACAGTGGAAGGAGAAGTACCTCGTGCTGACCATGGAGGGAAGCCTGCTGGTGTGCCGCGATGCAGAATCCCCTCCCGATCAGGTGGTAGCACTACAAACCAACTGCGAGTCCATCGCAGAGGGGAGGGAAATCCTTGACCTCCCCAAGTTGCCTCCAGGGGGCAGGAGGGACTGCTGCTTCGCCCTCATCTTGCCGCAGAACAAGTTCCTCCTGTTGCTTACAGACAATCCCGATGACTGCAa TCTTTGGCTGAACTTGATCAGAAAAGTAAGAGAG GGTGTTATGTCACCCCTGACTCTTCAGAGACAGCGCAGCATCACTCCCTGCATCACCGACAGAGACCCCCTGCCCGACTCCTCCAGCGACAAAGACCCCGGGTCACCCAGGGTCGGTGAGGccactcctcctctgtctcaggtCACTGAACGGGGAGGCTCCTTCAGAGACAGAGGCCAAAACCAAG CCAGTGGACCCCGGCGGCCTCTACGAAGTGTTTCTGTGGCCCCCCCTCATCGTGTGTCAGATTGTCttcgccatggcaacagcagcgATGCACGGGCAGTGAGGGCGGTGTGCCTGCTGATGGGGGGGGCAGCGGCCTCCTCTGCTCTGGGCTACCTCAGCTCCTGCTCCCCGTCCTCTCCTCTTGCCAGCAGAGGCCCGGAGATCGCCCACGGCACAGGAGGCTTCTCGGAGCTCCCTGCAGGAGGCTCCTTCCACGCCTGCAGCCAGGACGTCGACTCCCCGCACTTCAACAGCTTCGACTTTGAAGGAGACTCCGACTTTGATGCATTCGACTGTGGAGGATTTGCTTTTTAG
- the LOC130168302 gene encoding cytochrome P450 2G1-like, whose translation MDFTATVILAGLISALLWLFSVKNSRKYRLPPGPTALPLIGNLPQLDKQAPFKSFLKFSETYGPVLTVYLGWQRTVVLVGYDAVKEALVDQADDLTGRGPLPFLLKATKGYGLGIGNGERWRQLRRFTLTTLRDFGMGRRGMEEWIQEESEHMKDRIGTFKATPFDPALLLSRTVSNVICCLVFGQRFSYEDKQFLRLLNIISEILKFGSSPLGQMYNIFPWIMERLPGHQHIVFAQIEEVRGFIEMKIQEHNETLDPSSPRDFIDCFLIRMNQEKHVATTEFHYDNLVSTVMNLFLAGTETTSSTIRYALSVLIKYPDIQEKMQQEIDSVIGGGRCPNMEDRKSLPFTDAVIHEVQRFLDIVPFSLPHCALQDISFRGYTIPKDTVILPLLHSVLKDEKQWATPWSFNPQHFLDQNGNFKKNPAFLPFAAGKRACIGESLARMELFIFIVSLLQHFTVSCTEGPDSINLIPEYSSFANMPRRYQIIATPR comes from the exons ATGGACTTCACTGCAACAGTGATATTGGCAGGGCTAATCTCGGCTCTACTGTGGCTTTTTAGTGTAAAAAACAGTCGAAAGTATCGTTTGCCTCCAGGACCCACTGCACTTCCTCTCATAGGAAACCTGCCACAACTGGACAAACAAGCACCTTTTAAAAGCTTTCTCAAG TTCAGTGAGACCTATGGTCCTGTGCTGACAGTGTACCTGGGCTGGCAGCGGACGGTTGTGCTGGTTGGGTATGATGCAGTGAAGGAGGCTCTGGTGGACCAGGCAGATGACCTCACAGGCAGAGGGCCGCTGCCGTTTCTGCTCAAAGCCACCAAGGGCTATG GTTTGGGGATCGGTAACGGGGAGCGTTGGCGCCAGCTGCGACGTTTCACACTGACAACCCTGAGAGATTTTGGGATGGGACGCAGAGGCATGGAGGAGTGGATCCAGGAGGAGAGCGAACACATGAAGGATCGTATAGGAACATTCAaag CTACACCATTTGACCCAGCGTTGTTGTTGAGCCGGACAGTCTCCAATGTGATCTGCTGCCTGGTATTTGGCCAACGCTTCAGTTATGAAGACAAGCAGTTCCTGCGCCTCCTCAACATCATATCTGAGATTTTAAAGTTCGGTAGTAGCCCTCTGGGTCAG ATGTACAACATCTTTCCCTGGATAATGGAGCGTCTCCCCGGCCACCAGCACATTGTGTTTGCCCAGATTGAGGAGGTGAGGGGGTTTATCGAGATGAAGATCCAAGAGCACAATGAAACACTGGACCCCAGCTCCCCGAGGGACTTCATCGACTGCTTCCTCATCCGAATGAATCAG GAAAAGCACGTTGCCACTACTGAGTTCCACTACGACAACTTGGTGTCAACAGTGATGAATCTATTCCTGGCAGGAACAGAAACCACCAGCTCCACCATCAGATATGCCCTCAGTGTGCTGATCAAATACCCAGACATACAGG AGAAAATGCAGCAGGAGATTGACAGTGTGATTGGAGGAGGCCGTTGCCCTAACATGGAGGACAGGAAGTCCCTTCCCTTCACAGATGCCGTCATCCACGAGGTGCAGCGTTTTCTGGACATCGTCCCCTTCAGCCTCCCTCACTGCGCACTCCAGGACATCTCTTTCAGGGGTTACACAATTCCCAAG GATACAGTGATCCTTCCCTTGTTGCACTCTGTGCTGAAAGATGAAAAGCAATGGGCGACTCCCTGGTCCTTTAACCCCCAGCACTTCCTGGACCAGAATGGCAACTTTAAGAAAAATCCTGCATTCCTGCCATTTgctgcag GAAAGAGAGCCTGCATCGGCGAGTCTCTGGCTCGTATGGAACTTTTTATCTTCATAGTGTCGCTGCTGCAGCATTTCACCGTATCCTGCACCGAGGGCCCGGACAGTATAAACCTCATCCCAGAGTACAGCAGCTTTGCCAATATGCCACGCAGGTACCAGATCATCGCCACGCCACGGTGA